A portion of the Anoxybacillus gonensis genome contains these proteins:
- the fapR gene encoding transcription factor FapR → MRRNKRERQRLLQATIEENPFITDEQLAEKFSVSIQTIRLDRLELSIPELRERIKHVAERTFADEVKSLPIEEVIGEIIDIQLDESAISIFDVKTEHVFKRNQIARGHHLFAQANSLAVAVINDELALTAKANIRFMRPVKEGERVVAKAKVKNLNENGRTVVEVNSYVGQELVFQGEFHMYRSNVVKKDGEEK, encoded by the coding sequence ATGAGAAGAAATAAACGAGAACGGCAACGATTATTGCAAGCAACGATTGAAGAAAACCCATTTATTACAGATGAACAGCTTGCCGAAAAATTTTCAGTCAGCATTCAAACGATCCGCCTCGATCGCCTGGAACTGTCGATTCCAGAGTTGCGCGAACGCATTAAACATGTAGCTGAGCGCACATTTGCTGACGAAGTAAAGTCGTTGCCTATTGAAGAAGTGATTGGAGAAATCATTGATATACAGTTAGATGAAAGTGCCATTTCGATTTTTGATGTAAAAACAGAACATGTATTTAAACGAAATCAAATTGCGCGAGGACATCATTTATTTGCACAAGCGAATTCGCTTGCGGTAGCGGTCATTAACGATGAATTAGCTTTAACGGCAAAAGCGAACATTCGTTTTATGCGCCCCGTCAAAGAAGGAGAGCGCGTCGTCGCGAAAGCGAAAGTAAAAAACTTAAATGAAAATGGGCGCACAGTCGTTGAAGTGAATAGCTACGTCGGTCAAGAGCTTGTCTTTCAAGGAGAATTTCACATGTATCGTTCAAATGTTGTCAAAAAGGATGGAGAAGAAAAATGA
- the acpP gene encoding acyl carrier protein, translated as MADVLERVTKIIVDRLGVEESQVTLESSFKEDLGADSLDVVELVMELEDEFDMEISDEEAEKIVTVGDAVNYIKSRLS; from the coding sequence ATGGCAGACGTATTAGAGCGTGTAACGAAAATCATCGTAGATCGCCTTGGTGTCGAGGAGTCACAAGTGACGCTTGAATCTTCATTCAAAGAAGATTTAGGAGCAGATTCGCTTGATGTCGTTGAGCTTGTTATGGAGTTAGAAGACGAATTTGATATGGAAATTTCAGATGAAGAGGCGGAGAAAATTGTTACTGTCGGTGACGCAGTAAACTACATAAAAAGCCGTCTATCATAA
- the recG gene encoding ATP-dependent DNA helicase RecG, producing the protein MSDVLQQTVTAIKGIGEETAISLHEMGIDTIEQLLYHFPFRYEDYRICALEEAKHDEKITIVGKVYSEPTLTYYQRKKSRLTFRVLVDRFLVTAICFNQPYLKKKLTLHETVTLTGKWDKHRQTITVQQLHIGEMKQQKEIEPVYSTRGDLTVKGMRRFIALALQQYGHAIVDPLPNELLQTYRLVSKRDAIRAIHMPLSHEQLKQARRRLVYEEFLLFQLKMQALKKYRREQSPGIAHRFSDEQLQSFIQSLPFPLTNAQQRVVREIVQDLKSPYRMNRLLQGDVGSGKTVVAAIVLYAVYVSGYQGALMVPTEILAEQHAESLRALLEPMGIRVELLTSSVKGKRRKQLLEQLAEGDVHVVVGTHALIQDDVNFAQLGVVITDEQHRFGVEQRRILREKGQSPDVLFMTATPIPRTLAITAFGEMDVSVIDEMPKGRKKIETYWVKHDMLERVFQFIAKQVEAGHQAYVICPLIEESEKLDVQNAIDVHAMLTHYYKGRYRIGLMHGRLSSEEKEEVMRAFSTNDIHILVSTTVVEVGVNVPNATVMVIYDADRFGLAQLHQLRGRVGRGQAQSYCILVADPKSETGKERMRIMTETNDGFVLSEKDLELRGPGDFFGTKQSGMPEFRLGDLVHDYRILEVARQDAARLIDSPAFWRDEKYALLREHLQQSGILSGEKLD; encoded by the coding sequence GTGAGTGACGTATTACAACAAACAGTCACAGCGATTAAAGGAATTGGAGAAGAAACAGCCATATCGCTTCATGAAATGGGAATTGATACGATTGAACAACTGTTGTATCACTTCCCTTTTCGTTATGAAGATTACCGCATATGTGCATTAGAAGAAGCAAAACACGATGAAAAAATAACGATTGTCGGCAAAGTGTACAGCGAGCCTACTCTTACATATTATCAACGCAAAAAGTCGCGCTTAACGTTTCGTGTGCTTGTAGACCGTTTTTTAGTGACGGCTATTTGTTTTAACCAACCTTATTTAAAAAAGAAACTGACTTTACACGAGACGGTGACGTTGACAGGAAAGTGGGATAAACATCGCCAAACGATAACCGTACAACAGCTTCATATCGGTGAAATGAAACAACAAAAGGAGATTGAACCGGTCTATTCGACGCGTGGCGACTTAACAGTGAAAGGGATGCGCCGCTTTATTGCCCTTGCGTTACAACAATACGGTCATGCGATTGTCGACCCGTTGCCGAACGAGCTGTTGCAAACATATCGGCTCGTATCGAAACGTGATGCGATACGAGCGATTCATATGCCGCTTTCGCACGAGCAGCTGAAACAAGCGCGACGGCGACTCGTTTATGAAGAATTTTTACTTTTTCAATTAAAAATGCAAGCGTTAAAAAAATATCGCCGTGAACAGTCACCGGGCATTGCGCATCGTTTTTCAGATGAACAACTTCAATCGTTTATTCAATCGCTTCCTTTTCCGCTTACGAATGCGCAACAGCGGGTTGTGCGTGAAATTGTTCAAGATTTAAAGTCGCCATATCGGATGAATCGGCTATTACAAGGCGATGTCGGCTCAGGAAAAACAGTCGTTGCGGCCATTGTGTTGTATGCGGTATACGTTTCAGGATATCAAGGGGCATTAATGGTGCCGACCGAAATTTTAGCCGAACAGCACGCCGAATCGCTTCGTGCGCTTCTTGAACCGATGGGCATTCGTGTCGAACTATTGACGAGTTCTGTGAAAGGAAAAAGGCGGAAACAGCTACTTGAACAATTAGCAGAGGGAGACGTTCATGTTGTTGTTGGGACACATGCGCTCATTCAAGATGACGTTAATTTTGCTCAGCTTGGAGTAGTCATTACAGACGAGCAACATCGTTTCGGTGTCGAACAACGGCGCATTTTACGTGAAAAAGGACAATCGCCTGATGTATTGTTTATGACGGCAACACCGATTCCGCGTACCCTTGCGATTACTGCATTTGGAGAAATGGACGTTTCCGTCATTGATGAGATGCCGAAAGGAAGAAAAAAAATTGAAACGTATTGGGTTAAGCACGACATGCTTGAGCGCGTATTTCAGTTTATTGCCAAACAAGTTGAGGCAGGCCATCAAGCATATGTGATTTGCCCGTTGATTGAAGAGTCGGAAAAGCTTGATGTTCAAAATGCGATCGACGTTCATGCGATGTTAACGCACTATTACAAAGGGCGTTATCGCATCGGATTGATGCACGGTCGGTTATCTTCAGAAGAAAAAGAAGAAGTGATGCGTGCGTTTAGTACAAATGATATTCATATTTTAGTATCTACAACCGTTGTGGAAGTTGGGGTAAACGTTCCGAACGCGACGGTCATGGTCATTTATGATGCTGATCGATTCGGCCTTGCTCAGCTTCATCAATTGCGCGGGCGAGTGGGGCGCGGACAAGCTCAATCGTATTGTATTTTAGTTGCCGATCCAAAGTCGGAAACCGGAAAAGAGCGCATGCGCATTATGACGGAAACGAACGACGGATTTGTGCTGTCTGAAAAAGATTTAGAACTGCGCGGGCCGGGCGACTTTTTTGGCACGAAACAAAGCGGCATGCCGGAGTTTCGTCTCGGCGATCTCGTCCACGACTATCGCATTTTAGAAGTGGCACGACAAGATGCAGCACGCCTCATCGACTCTCCTGCCTTTTGGCGGGACGAAAAATACGCCCTTCTTCGCGAACATTTACAACAATCAGGCATTTTAAGCGGTGAAAAATTAGATTAA
- the rnc gene encoding ribonuclease III: MSKQRPYVKFKQFQEQIGIFFRDEKLLIQAFTHSSYVNEHRKRLHEDNERLEFLGDAVLELTVSQYLFEQFPQMSEGELTKLRAAIVCEPSLVTFAHALSFGDLVLLGKGEELTGGRMRPSLLADVFEAFIGALYLDQGIEAVVQFLGKTMFPKIREGAFSHVMDYKSQLQELVQRDGSGILEYKILQERGPAHNKEFVSRVSLNGEELGVGIGRSKKEAEQRAAQMALAKLKQSQQG; this comes from the coding sequence ATGTCGAAGCAACGACCGTACGTGAAGTTTAAACAGTTTCAAGAGCAAATTGGCATTTTTTTTCGCGATGAAAAATTGCTCATCCAAGCATTTACCCATTCATCATATGTGAATGAGCATCGAAAGCGGCTACATGAAGATAATGAGCGCCTGGAATTTTTAGGAGATGCCGTCCTTGAATTGACCGTTTCGCAATATTTATTTGAACAGTTTCCGCAAATGAGCGAAGGGGAATTAACGAAACTGCGGGCAGCGATCGTTTGCGAACCATCGCTTGTTACGTTCGCTCATGCGCTATCGTTTGGCGATCTCGTTTTGCTCGGCAAAGGAGAAGAGCTAACGGGGGGGCGAATGCGTCCATCATTGTTAGCGGACGTGTTTGAAGCTTTTATTGGAGCGCTTTATTTAGATCAAGGTATAGAGGCAGTCGTACAATTTTTAGGGAAAACGATGTTCCCGAAAATTCGCGAAGGTGCTTTTTCTCATGTGATGGATTACAAAAGTCAACTACAAGAGCTCGTACAACGTGATGGCAGCGGCATTTTAGAATATAAAATTTTACAAGAACGAGGTCCTGCACATAATAAAGAGTTCGTATCGCGCGTATCGTTAAACGGGGAAGAGCTTGGCGTTGGCATTGGTCGCTCGAAAAAAGAGGCAGAACAACGCGCCGCACAAATGGCATTAGCTAAGCTAAAACAATCACAACAAGGCTGA
- the ftsY gene encoding signal recognition particle-docking protein FtsY: MSFFKKLKEKIAKQADTVTEKFKRGLEKTRDSFAGKVNDLIARYRKVDEEFFEELEEILIASDVGVATVMDFIDELKMEVKRRNIQDPKEMYSVISEKLIDIYQASGDETTELNIQPNGLTVILFVGVNGVGKTTTIGKLAYKLKNEGKKVMLAAGDTFRAGAIEQLEVWGERVGVEVIKQSAGSDPAAVMYDAIQAAKSRNVDILLCDTAGRLQNKVNLMKELEKVKRVIEREVPGAPHEVLLVLDATTGQNAMSQAKTFKEATNVTGIVLTKLDGTAKGGIVLAIRHELNIPVKFVGLGEKMDDLEPFNAEQFVYGLFSSFMEREEAQGE, from the coding sequence GTGAGTTTTTTTAAAAAGTTAAAAGAAAAAATTGCAAAACAAGCGGATACAGTAACGGAAAAGTTTAAGCGCGGCTTAGAAAAAACGCGCGACTCTTTTGCGGGAAAAGTGAATGACTTAATCGCCCGCTATCGAAAAGTGGACGAAGAGTTTTTTGAAGAACTAGAAGAAATTTTAATTGCGTCAGACGTTGGAGTAGCCACGGTTATGGATTTTATTGATGAGTTGAAAATGGAAGTGAAGCGCCGCAACATTCAAGACCCGAAAGAAATGTATAGCGTCATTTCTGAAAAACTCATTGATATATATCAAGCGAGCGGCGATGAAACGACAGAACTAAACATTCAGCCAAACGGCTTAACGGTTATTTTATTTGTCGGTGTCAACGGCGTCGGAAAAACGACGACGATCGGAAAACTCGCGTATAAATTAAAAAACGAAGGAAAAAAAGTGATGCTTGCCGCAGGCGATACGTTCCGCGCGGGGGCGATTGAACAGTTAGAAGTATGGGGAGAGCGAGTAGGTGTCGAAGTGATTAAACAGTCAGCAGGCTCCGATCCGGCTGCGGTGATGTATGATGCGATTCAAGCGGCGAAATCGCGCAACGTCGATATTTTGCTGTGCGATACAGCTGGTCGCTTGCAAAATAAAGTGAATTTAATGAAAGAGCTTGAAAAAGTGAAACGCGTCATTGAACGAGAAGTACCTGGTGCACCGCATGAAGTGTTGCTCGTGTTAGATGCAACGACGGGACAAAATGCGATGAGCCAAGCGAAAACGTTTAAAGAAGCAACGAATGTGACCGGTATCGTGTTAACGAAGCTTGACGGAACAGCAAAAGGGGGCATCGTGTTAGCAATTCGCCACGAGCTAAACATCCCGGTGAAATTTGTCGGCTTAGGAGAGAAAATGGACGATTTAGAGCCGTTTAACGCAGAACAATTCGTTTACGGATTATTTTCATCGTTTATGGAGCGTGAAGAAGCGCAAGGAGAATAA
- the fabG gene encoding 3-oxoacyl-[acyl-carrier-protein] reductase, translating to MKMEGKVAIVTGASRGIGREIALHLARLGAKVAVNYAGSEAKANEVVAQIVAQGGEAFAVQADVANSEAVERMVKEVLERWGRVDILVNNAGITRDNLLMRMKEEEWDAVINTNLKGVFLCTKAVTRPMMKQRYGRIVNVASIVGVSGNPGQANYVAAKAGVIGLTKTAAKELASRNITVNAVAPGFITTDMTDQLSEEVRQAMLQQIPLARFGNPEDIAHVVAFLVSDGASYMTGQTIHVDGGMVM from the coding sequence ATGAAGATGGAAGGAAAAGTAGCGATTGTGACAGGGGCATCACGTGGAATCGGACGTGAAATTGCTTTACATCTCGCTCGCCTCGGTGCAAAAGTAGCGGTCAATTATGCAGGGAGCGAAGCGAAAGCGAATGAAGTTGTTGCACAAATTGTTGCACAAGGTGGCGAAGCGTTCGCTGTGCAAGCCGATGTGGCAAATAGCGAAGCGGTAGAGCGCATGGTGAAAGAAGTGCTTGAGCGTTGGGGGCGCGTCGACATTTTAGTAAACAACGCAGGCATTACGCGCGACAATTTGCTTATGCGCATGAAAGAAGAAGAATGGGATGCAGTCATTAACACAAACTTAAAAGGCGTCTTTTTATGTACGAAAGCCGTCACACGTCCGATGATGAAACAACGTTACGGACGAATTGTAAACGTTGCATCAATCGTTGGCGTGAGCGGCAATCCCGGTCAAGCGAACTACGTTGCAGCGAAAGCAGGCGTCATTGGTTTGACGAAAACAGCAGCAAAAGAACTGGCGAGCCGAAACATTACGGTAAACGCCGTTGCGCCTGGATTTATTACGACAGATATGACAGACCAATTAAGCGAAGAGGTGCGCCAAGCGATGTTGCAACAAATCCCGCTCGCACGCTTCGGAAATCCAGAAGATATTGCCCATGTCGTCGCGTTTCTTGTTTCAGATGGGGCAAGCTATATGACAGGGCAAACGATTCACGTCGATGGCGGCATGGTCATGTAA
- the smc gene encoding chromosome segregation protein SMC, with product MFLKRLEAIGFKSFADRISIDFVPGMTAIVGPNGSGKSNITDAIRWVLGEQSAKSLRGAKMEDVIFSGSESRKPLNVAEVTLTLDNSDQFLPLEYEEVSVTRRVYRSGDSEFFINKQPCRLKDIVDLFMDSGVGREAFSIISQGKVEEILSSKPEDRRMIFEDAAGVLKYKMRKKKAEHKLSETEDHLQRVQDILHELNQQLEPLKQQASIAKEYIEKKEQLQTYEVGLIVYEIEQLHEKWEALKEQLAIHEQNEIELATTLQKEEAHIAELRHELTALDESIDGLQQVLLLVSEELEKMEGKKQVLKERKNNAHKQQHQMEQTVAQLAERERVLEATIAEKKKLLQQLQTNVQALQAELKEKNNVLSAYGPKAEAEIERLKSEYIDLVHEQATLKNERTHTEAQLQKNEEKQRQLIAANDEHIRAYEQIVQQWEQKQQLVHQLQQRIAEQEEAVKTKEQQLAVQKEQYRKKEATLYEAYQYVQKMKSKKEMLEAMQQEYAGFFQGVKEVLKAKDRLPGIHGAVVELMTVPSELETAIEVALGGAAQHIVVENEQSAREAIQFLKRHAYGRATFLPLNVIQGKSLPPSVRADMMKHPAYVGVASELISYEATYAQVMTNILGTVIITRDLKGANELARQLQYRYRFVTLDGDVVNPGGAMTGGTVNKQTSSLLSRTRELEEVTASFREIERKTIELEQRIQREKETIAQDEQQREHLYAELEANRMALQEEKSAWTELDLRKKHMDERLAVYRYERQTLEEEKQQLTARLHDVMQQLNELEKNIAHIDEQVQQWTEKKQLEQQSKEQMQEQLTALKVALAEKQEHVRNEEQHVRRLVEEWEETKRTRAKMEEERHQLIQHMNEQTEDEQQLERICKEKTKQKEETIQLIASRREQRLQYQTKLEQLEKEIKELKRQHKQLTDTLKDEEVKLARFDMELDHLLNRLREEYKLSFEAAKEAFPLHIPAQEARKKVKLIQLAIDELGTVNLGAIEEYERVFERHRFLTEQKEDLQRAKDTLYQVIDEMDDEMKRRFAVTFEQIRTQFARVFVELFGGGKADLKLTDPNDLLHTGVDIVAQPPGKKLQHLSLLSGGERALTAIALLFAILNVRPVPFCVLDEVEAALDEANVQRYAKYLKKFSHETQFIVITHRKGTMEEADVLYGVTMQQSGVSKLVSVRLEEAAGKKG from the coding sequence GTGTTCCTCAAACGATTAGAAGCTATCGGATTTAAATCTTTTGCAGATCGCATTTCAATCGATTTTGTTCCGGGGATGACGGCCATCGTCGGTCCGAACGGAAGCGGAAAAAGCAACATTACAGATGCGATTCGTTGGGTGCTTGGGGAGCAATCGGCGAAGTCGCTTCGCGGGGCAAAAATGGAAGACGTCATTTTTTCAGGAAGCGAATCGCGCAAACCGTTAAACGTGGCTGAAGTAACATTAACGCTTGATAATAGCGATCAATTTTTGCCACTTGAATACGAAGAAGTAAGTGTAACAAGACGTGTGTATCGCTCGGGAGATAGCGAATTTTTTATTAATAAACAGCCGTGTCGCTTAAAAGATATCGTTGATTTATTTATGGATTCAGGCGTTGGTCGCGAAGCGTTTTCGATCATTAGCCAAGGAAAAGTCGAAGAAATTTTAAGCAGTAAACCGGAAGACCGTCGCATGATTTTTGAAGATGCAGCCGGTGTGTTAAAATATAAAATGAGGAAAAAAAAGGCTGAACACAAGTTAAGCGAAACAGAAGATCATTTACAACGCGTGCAAGATATTTTACATGAGTTAAACCAACAACTAGAACCGTTGAAACAACAAGCGTCCATTGCGAAAGAATATATCGAGAAAAAAGAACAATTACAAACATACGAAGTCGGGCTAATCGTCTATGAAATTGAACAGCTACATGAAAAATGGGAAGCGTTAAAAGAACAGCTCGCTATACATGAACAAAACGAGATCGAATTAGCAACGACGCTACAAAAAGAAGAAGCGCACATCGCTGAATTGCGCCATGAACTGACGGCGCTCGATGAGTCGATTGACGGCTTACAACAAGTGTTATTGCTTGTGAGCGAAGAGCTTGAAAAAATGGAAGGAAAAAAACAAGTATTAAAAGAGCGAAAAAACAACGCCCATAAGCAACAACACCAAATGGAACAAACGGTGGCCCAACTGGCTGAGCGCGAACGTGTACTGGAAGCGACCATTGCAGAAAAAAAGAAGTTGCTTCAACAGCTTCAAACAAATGTGCAAGCGCTTCAAGCCGAATTAAAAGAAAAAAATAACGTGCTTTCCGCTTACGGTCCGAAAGCAGAGGCCGAAATTGAACGGCTAAAAAGCGAATATATCGATCTCGTTCACGAGCAAGCGACGTTGAAAAATGAACGGACGCACACGGAAGCACAGTTGCAAAAAAACGAAGAGAAACAACGACAGCTGATCGCTGCAAACGACGAGCATATTCGGGCATACGAGCAAATCGTTCAACAATGGGAACAAAAGCAACAGCTTGTTCACCAATTACAGCAGCGCATCGCCGAGCAAGAAGAAGCAGTAAAAACAAAAGAACAACAATTAGCGGTTCAAAAAGAACAATATCGCAAAAAAGAAGCGACGTTATATGAAGCGTACCAATACGTACAAAAAATGAAATCAAAAAAAGAAATGCTTGAAGCGATGCAACAAGAATATGCTGGATTTTTCCAAGGTGTGAAAGAAGTATTAAAAGCAAAAGATCGCCTTCCAGGCATTCATGGGGCTGTCGTTGAACTGATGACGGTGCCGTCTGAGCTAGAGACAGCGATCGAAGTGGCGCTTGGCGGAGCAGCGCAACATATCGTCGTAGAGAACGAACAAAGCGCACGCGAAGCCATTCAGTTTTTAAAGCGACATGCGTACGGACGAGCTACTTTTTTACCGCTCAACGTCATTCAAGGAAAATCGCTTCCTCCATCTGTTCGGGCGGATATGATGAAACATCCCGCTTACGTTGGCGTCGCTTCCGAATTAATTTCGTATGAAGCAACGTACGCGCAAGTGATGACAAACATTCTTGGAACGGTCATTATTACGCGCGACTTAAAAGGAGCGAATGAGCTTGCGCGCCAACTGCAATACCGCTATCGTTTCGTCACGCTTGACGGAGATGTTGTGAATCCTGGTGGAGCGATGACGGGAGGAACGGTAAACAAACAGACGAGTTCATTATTAAGCCGCACACGTGAACTTGAAGAAGTGACAGCAAGTTTTCGCGAAATCGAACGAAAAACGATTGAACTCGAACAGCGCATCCAGCGTGAAAAAGAGACGATTGCCCAAGACGAACAGCAACGAGAGCATCTTTATGCGGAACTGGAAGCAAACCGTATGGCGCTGCAAGAAGAAAAAAGCGCATGGACGGAACTAGATCTCCGAAAAAAACATATGGATGAGCGACTAGCTGTGTATCGCTATGAACGACAAACGCTTGAAGAAGAAAAACAACAGCTGACCGCTCGACTTCACGATGTCATGCAGCAGCTTAATGAGTTAGAGAAAAACATCGCTCATATTGACGAACAAGTACAGCAATGGACAGAAAAAAAACAGCTCGAACAACAATCAAAAGAACAAATGCAAGAACAGCTGACCGCTTTAAAAGTCGCGCTTGCAGAAAAGCAAGAACATGTAAGAAATGAAGAACAACATGTGCGGCGACTTGTCGAAGAATGGGAAGAAACGAAGCGAACGCGCGCAAAAATGGAAGAAGAGCGGCATCAACTTATTCAGCATATGAACGAGCAAACGGAAGATGAACAACAGCTCGAACGAATATGCAAAGAAAAAACGAAACAAAAAGAAGAAACGATTCAACTGATCGCTAGCCGCCGTGAACAACGACTACAATACCAAACGAAGCTTGAACAGCTCGAAAAAGAAATAAAAGAGCTGAAACGTCAACATAAACAGCTAACAGATACGTTAAAAGACGAAGAAGTGAAGCTCGCTCGTTTTGATATGGAGTTAGATCACTTGTTAAATCGACTTCGTGAAGAATATAAACTATCGTTTGAAGCGGCGAAAGAAGCGTTCCCACTTCACATCCCAGCGCAAGAAGCGCGGAAAAAAGTAAAGCTCATTCAATTGGCGATTGATGAGCTCGGGACGGTGAACCTTGGCGCGATTGAAGAATATGAACGCGTATTTGAGCGCCATCGCTTTTTAACGGAACAAAAAGAAGATTTACAACGCGCGAAAGATACACTTTATCAAGTGATTGACGAAATGGACGATGAAATGAAGCGAAGATTTGCGGTGACGTTTGAACAAATTCGTACGCAATTTGCGCGTGTGTTCGTCGAATTGTTTGGAGGAGGAAAAGCGGATTTAAAGCTGACCGATCCGAACGATTTACTTCATACAGGTGTCGATATTGTCGCACAGCCGCCGGGCAAAAAACTGCAACATTTAAGTTTATTATCAGGCGGTGAACGAGCGCTGACTGCCATTGCGCTTTTATTTGCTATTTTAAACGTTCGACCTGTTCCGTTTTGCGTGCTCGATGAAGTGGAAGCCGCACTAGATGAAGCGAACGTGCAACGATATGCGAAATATTTAAAGAAATTTAGCCACGAAACACAATTTATCGTCATTACTCATCGAAAAGGAACGATGGAAGAAGCAGACGTATTGTACGGAGTAACGATGCAACAATCAGGCGTATCGAAACTTGTTTCTGTTCGATTGGAAGAAGCAGCTGGAAAGAAAGGATGA
- the fabD gene encoding ACP S-malonyltransferase encodes MGKIAFIFPGQGSQTVGMGKEWAEKDEKVASIFRQADERLQMSLSQLIFEGPQDVLTKTENAQPALLTTSIAFLQKVKEAGIHPHYVAGHSLGEYSALVAASVLSFADGVYAVRKRGELMEKAVPARQGTMAAVLGMDEATLQHIVDEITTESSPVQLANLNCPGQIVISGAKEAVERASQLAKEKGAKRVIPLEVSGPFHSVLMKPAAEQFSSVLDTLSFQESAVPVISNVTAEPMTNPTEIKQRLVEQLYSPVRWEQSVQTMIDLGVHTFIEIGPGKVLSGLVKKINRHVNVYSIFDEASFAATVTALKGE; translated from the coding sequence ATGGGGAAAATCGCATTTATTTTTCCGGGACAAGGTTCGCAAACCGTCGGGATGGGAAAAGAATGGGCGGAAAAAGATGAGAAGGTAGCATCGATTTTTCGCCAAGCAGATGAACGATTGCAAATGTCTTTGTCACAACTTATTTTTGAAGGACCACAAGACGTATTAACAAAAACAGAAAACGCTCAGCCGGCATTGCTCACGACAAGCATCGCATTTTTACAAAAAGTAAAAGAAGCAGGCATTCATCCGCATTATGTAGCGGGACATAGCCTCGGAGAATATAGCGCGCTTGTTGCAGCGTCTGTGTTGTCGTTTGCTGACGGTGTATATGCGGTGCGAAAGCGCGGAGAATTGATGGAAAAAGCCGTTCCAGCGCGACAAGGGACGATGGCAGCGGTGCTTGGCATGGATGAGGCGACGTTACAGCACATTGTTGATGAAATCACGACGGAATCATCGCCTGTGCAATTAGCGAACTTAAACTGCCCGGGACAAATTGTCATTTCCGGAGCAAAAGAAGCGGTTGAGCGAGCGTCACAACTGGCGAAAGAAAAAGGGGCAAAACGAGTTATTCCACTTGAAGTAAGCGGACCGTTTCACTCCGTTTTAATGAAGCCGGCGGCAGAGCAGTTTTCATCTGTGCTTGACACATTGTCGTTTCAAGAAAGTGCTGTGCCAGTCATTTCAAACGTAACAGCTGAGCCGATGACAAATCCAACGGAAATAAAACAACGTCTTGTTGAACAATTGTATTCACCTGTTCGTTGGGAGCAATCTGTTCAAACGATGATCGATCTTGGTGTACATACGTTCATCGAAATCGGTCCTGGAAAAGTATTAAGCGGTCTAGTGAAAAAAATAAACCGTCATGTCAACGTCTATTCGATTTTTGATGAAGCTTCGTTTGCAGCGACGGTGACTGCGTTGAAAGGGGAATGA
- the plsX gene encoding phosphate acyltransferase PlsX has translation MKIAIDAMGGDHAPKEVVIGAQKAIEHFHDIEITLVGNETLIRPYITNDERLSIIHTEQVIEATDEPVRAVRRKKEASMVLMANEVSEGRAHACISAGNTGALMAAGLFIVGRIDGIDRPALAPTLPTIDGKGFVLLDVGANVDARPEHILQYALMGAAYAEKVRGVARPRVGLLNVGTEDQKGNELAKKAFQLIQETPLNFIGNVEARDLLEGVADVVVTDGFTGNVALKTIEGTAIAVFSMLKSALTSGVVSKIAALALKPQLMQLKKKMDYAEYGGAALFGLRAPVIKAHGSSDAHAIFHAVRQARDMVANEVVQTVKQSIAEITK, from the coding sequence ATGAAAATCGCAATCGATGCCATGGGAGGCGATCACGCTCCGAAAGAAGTCGTGATCGGTGCACAAAAGGCGATTGAGCATTTTCACGATATTGAAATTACGCTTGTCGGGAATGAGACGCTCATTCGCCCATACATCACAAACGATGAACGACTATCGATCATTCATACAGAACAAGTCATTGAAGCAACAGACGAACCTGTTCGTGCCGTTCGCCGTAAAAAAGAGGCGTCCATGGTATTAATGGCAAATGAAGTGAGCGAAGGGCGCGCTCATGCGTGTATTTCGGCAGGAAATACAGGAGCTTTAATGGCAGCAGGGTTGTTTATCGTCGGCCGCATAGACGGCATTGATCGACCTGCCTTAGCTCCGACGTTGCCAACGATTGATGGAAAAGGATTTGTGTTATTAGACGTTGGCGCAAACGTTGATGCTCGCCCAGAACATATATTGCAATATGCATTGATGGGCGCGGCATATGCCGAAAAAGTGCGCGGTGTTGCTCGCCCGCGCGTCGGTTTATTAAACGTAGGAACAGAAGATCAAAAAGGAAATGAATTAGCAAAAAAAGCGTTTCAACTGATTCAAGAGACACCGCTAAACTTTATCGGCAACGTGGAAGCGCGCGATTTATTAGAGGGAGTAGCTGACGTCGTCGTCACGGATGGGTTTACCGGCAACGTGGCGTTAAAAACAATTGAAGGAACGGCGATCGCTGTTTTTTCGATGTTAAAATCGGCGCTGACAAGCGGAGTAGTAAGTAAAATAGCCGCGCTTGCTTTAAAGCCACAGCTTATGCAATTAAAGAAAAAGATGGATTACGCTGAATACGGTGGGGCAGCGTTGTTCGGGTTACGTGCACCTGTCATTAAAGCGCACGGTTCATCGGATGCCCACGCTATTTTTCATGCCGTACGCCAAGCGCGTGATATGGTCGCCAACGAAGTCGTACAAACGGTGAAACAATCGATCGCGGAAATTACAAAATAA